In Xyrauchen texanus isolate HMW12.3.18 chromosome 45, RBS_HiC_50CHRs, whole genome shotgun sequence, a single window of DNA contains:
- the LOC127637706 gene encoding NADH dehydrogenase [ubiquinone] 1 alpha subcomplex subunit 5-like isoform X1 translates to MHTLHLNRMKYADNRFGGTCCLPQSTRLRILYTKILGSLQTMPQDAAYRKYTEQIVNARFNHVQTEPDLGKLEKKINGGQIEEVIAQAEAELSLSRKMTEWKPWEPLLEEAPENQWKWPI, encoded by the exons ATGCATACCCTGCATTTGAACAGAATGAAATATGCTG ACAACAGGTTTGGTGGGACTTGCTGTCTCCCACAATCCACA CGTCTTCGGATTCTCTACACAAAGATCCTGGGCAGTCTTCAAACAATGCCTCAGGATGCTGCCTACAGAAAATATACTGAACAGATTGTCAATGCGAGATTTAACCACGTCCAAACT GAGCCTGATCTAGGAAAGCTAGAAAAGAAAATCAACGGTGGACAAATAGAGGAGGTCATTGCACAG GCTGAAGCGGAGCTGTCCTTGTCTAGGAAGATGACAGAATGGAAACCATGGGAACCGCTTTTAGAGGAGGCGCCGGAAAACCAGTGGAAGTGGCCAATCTGA
- the LOC127637706 gene encoding NADH dehydrogenase [ubiquinone] 1 alpha subcomplex subunit 5-like isoform X3, translated as MHTLHLNRMKYADNRFGGTCCLPQSTRLRILYTKILGSLQTMPQDAAYRKYTEQIVNARFNHVQTEPDLGKLEKKINGGQIEEVIAQSGFWPSCVSTG; from the exons ATGCATACCCTGCATTTGAACAGAATGAAATATGCTG ACAACAGGTTTGGTGGGACTTGCTGTCTCCCACAATCCACA CGTCTTCGGATTCTCTACACAAAGATCCTGGGCAGTCTTCAAACAATGCCTCAGGATGCTGCCTACAGAAAATATACTGAACAGATTGTCAATGCGAGATTTAACCACGTCCAAACT GAGCCTGATCTAGGAAAGCTAGAAAAGAAAATCAACGGTGGACAAATAGAGGAGGTCATTGCACAG TCAGGATTCTGGCCGTCATGTGTCTCTACAGGCTGA
- the asb15b gene encoding ankyrin repeat and SOCS box protein 15b: MEYIEQTDEDQLIEYAIQLSLQDACGFSILNNPLSTLETISDENLKILSAIKQGDVLALKQLHKCSNAFKERDSRGWLPLHRASVQPDARVLDTVLMASYELSMEEVTGDGETALTLASQAGHLENVKVLLQHGASPHNTNSKNETPLLLAVRTGSYDMVETLIMGGAFVEQVCLKKRTATHEAAKVGCADILMLLLRHGGKVTGQDGHGVTPMGIAAEYGHADILAILIENGGDVNAQASNGDTVLYDAAGSGNLDCIDLLLQHGASPNVASLCSQLPIHRAAYEGHYLALRTFIPITTKRAIRLSGISPVHSAADGGHVDCLEMLIEKGFDINPILGYHISENYGDMRKTPLYFAICNGDVTCTELLLKAGAKTELDPLRSLLVAVRAGSYELVRLLLAHGADANCIFSVISDTIFPTALQYCLKDEMMLRLLLNNGYHAESCFECYHDNCAASYTWADFHSQAYEIKSNPNKVTFCEFISLVSMVHLAGRLVQTLLDYVSHVHICSTLQRILEKQEEWPDICDILRNPRPLKHLARLVIRTQMTLRRLNNPEFMRTVPFPPALKNCLIYKEYDVYGQIVEH; the protein is encoded by the exons ATGGAGTACATTGAACAAACGGATGAAGATCAGCTCATCGAGTATGCAATTCAATTGAGCCTCCAAGATGCTTGCGGCTTCTCTATTTTGAATAACCCACTAAG CACTTTAGAAACAATCAGCGATGAAAACCTCAAGATTTTATCTGCAATAAAGCAAG GTGATGTTCTTGCACTAAAGCAACTGCATAAGTGCAGCAATGCCTTTAAGGAAAGAGACAGCAGGGGTTGGCTACCTTTGCACAGAGCTTCAGTCCAGCCAGATGCACGTGTGCTGGATACTGTCCTTATGG CGTCCTATGAGCTGAGTATGGAGGAGGTGACAGGTGATGGAGAGACCGCTCTGACTCTGGCTTCTCAAGCGGGGCATTTGGAGAACGTGAAGGTTCTGCTCCAGCACGGAGCTTCTCCACATAACACCAACAGCAAAAATGAGACTCCACTTCTTCTGG CTGTAAGGACAGGCTCATATGATATGGTTGAAACGCTCATTATGGGAGGAGCCTTCGTGGAGCAGGTGTGTTTAAAGAAGAGGACGGCCACCCATGAGGCCGCTAAGGTGGGTTGTGCGGACATCCTAATGCTGTTGCTGAGACACGGGGGAAAGGTCACGGGTCAGGACGGGCACGGGGTAACACCAATGGGCATCGCTGCAGAGTACGGCCATGCTGATATACTGGCTATACTCATCGAAAACG GGGGCGATGTTAATGCTCAAGCTTCCAATGGAGACACTGTGCTATATGATGCAGCAGGCTCTGGAAACCTGGACTGCATTGATCTCCTCTTACAACACGGTGCTAGTCCTAATGTAGCCAGCCTTTGCTCTCAACTTCCCATTCACCGTGCAGCCTATGAAGGGCACTATCT AGCTCTGAGGACCTTCATTCCCATTACCACTAAAAGAGCCATTCGTCTGTCTGGGATAAGTCCAGTTCATTCTGCAGCAGATGGAGGTCACGTTGACTGTCTAGAGATGCTGATCGAGAAGGGCTTTGATATCAACCCCATCCTAGGCTATCATATCTCTGAAAACTATGGTGATATGAGGAAAACTCCGCTGTACTTTGCCATCTGCAATGGAGATGTCACCTGCACAGAGCTGCTTCTGAAAGCAGGTGCGAAAACGGAATTGGACCCTCTGCGCTCTCTCCTGGTGGCAGTCAGGGCTGGGAGTTACGAGTTGGTGCGGTTGCTTCTCGCCCACGGGGCGGATGCTAACTGCATCTTCTCTGTCATCAGTGACACAATATTTCCCACGGCACTGCAGTACTGCCTCAAGGATGAAATGATGCTGCGTCTGCTCCTTAACAATGGTTACCACGCAGAGAGCTGTTTCGAGTGTTACCATGACAACTGTGCAGCATCATACACATGGGCAGATTTTCATAGCCAGGCATACGAAATCAAGAGTAATCCGAACAAAGTAACT TTTTGCGAGTTCATTAGCTTGGTATCCATGGTGCATTTGGCGGGAAGGTTGGTCCAAACTCTCCTGGATTACGTGAGTCACGTGCACATTTGCTCCACCCTCCAACGTATTCTGGAGAAGCAGGAGGAGTGGCCCGACATCTGTGACATCCTCC GAAACCCAAGGCCCCTGAAACACCTGGCCAGGCTGGTTATCAGGACACAGATGACACTCAGAAGACTGAACAATCCAGAGTTCATGCGCACTGTTCCTTTCCCCCCAGCACTGAAGAACTGCCTGATTTACAAAGAATATGATGTTTATGGTCAAATTGTTGAACATTAG
- the LOC127637706 gene encoding NADH dehydrogenase [ubiquinone] 1 alpha subcomplex subunit 5-like isoform X2, whose protein sequence is MIKKAHNRFGGTCCLPQSTRLRILYTKILGSLQTMPQDAAYRKYTEQIVNARFNHVQTEPDLGKLEKKINGGQIEEVIAQAEAELSLSRKMTEWKPWEPLLEEAPENQWKWPI, encoded by the exons ATGATAAAAAAGGCAC ACAACAGGTTTGGTGGGACTTGCTGTCTCCCACAATCCACA CGTCTTCGGATTCTCTACACAAAGATCCTGGGCAGTCTTCAAACAATGCCTCAGGATGCTGCCTACAGAAAATATACTGAACAGATTGTCAATGCGAGATTTAACCACGTCCAAACT GAGCCTGATCTAGGAAAGCTAGAAAAGAAAATCAACGGTGGACAAATAGAGGAGGTCATTGCACAG GCTGAAGCGGAGCTGTCCTTGTCTAGGAAGATGACAGAATGGAAACCATGGGAACCGCTTTTAGAGGAGGCGCCGGAAAACCAGTGGAAGTGGCCAATCTGA